Genomic segment of Salvia hispanica cultivar TCC Black 2014 unplaced genomic scaffold, UniMelb_Shisp_WGS_1.0 HiC_scaffold_528, whole genome shotgun sequence:
CTGTACCTTTCCACCGCTTCCAGCATTTTGACGAAATCGAATCTCTCCATGAGCACCACGCTCTCCCCCAGCGCCGCCGCCCTGATCAGCATGAAAAATCCAAACACATGAAACAGCGGCACCGTCAGAATCGACACCGGGTGAGGAGCACTTTCCACCTCATCTTCACCCAACTTGTTGTGATACATCCCTGCCACCAGCGCGATCAGATTCCGGTGAGTCAGCACGACTCCCTTCACCCTCCCCGTGGTCCCGGAGGAGTAGAGGATCGCAGCCGCAGCAGACTGATCCACCACCGCGGCCGCGACTAAGCTCGAATGCGACGCTGATTCGCATTGGAGCATGGAGAGGAACAAGGGCGAGTCAAGGATGATAATGGGAACATCAATTTGGGGTAGTTTGTTGGTGGAGTCGGCGGTGGCGAAGATGATGGCGGGGCGGGAGAGGGAGATTTGGTGGGAGAGGTCGGAGGGGGAGGAGAGGGGGTTGGAAGGGGAGACGACGGCGCCGAGGGAGAGGAGGGAGAAGTAGAGAACGGGGATGTGGAGGGAGGGAGGGGAGAGGATGAAGGCGACGTCGTTTTGGGAGAGGAGGGGTTTGAGGGAGGCGGAGAGGGAGGACACGTGGCGGAGGAAGGCGGAGTAGGTGAGGTGGCGGGCGGTGGCGGCCTCGATGAGGAAAGGGGTGGTGGAGagggcggaggaggaggagtggAGGAGGGAGAGGGCGTATTGGAAGATGGAGAGGGGCTGAGACGGGGGAGGCAGAGGGACGGCGGGGCGGAGACTGTGGTATGTTCTGGTTTGAGGGCAGAAGCCATTTTGGGGGTTGATGGAGGTTGTTTCAGCCATGGATTGAGATGGTGACAATCGGGTGGGAATTGTGACAGCTTAccacaatatttattcatgtcaaTATATCCATCCGCCATTAAATAAGTGTTTCCATTTCATCCATCACTcttttactccctctgtcccgcaaatcattttttcttttgggatatttatcaTGAGCcagtcatttttcttaacaaaaaaatattataccgTCCACAATTATAAGTTCCATTTGAGattgacacgaattttaataaatattacaatGGAAAGTGGTAGAAAAAGATAGTGtaatgtgagacctatttttatatactccctatGTCCTATTTCATGcgacacattttcttttcgCACGTGTTTAGAgaaaatcatataataaatagttaaaataaaggggaaactaaaataagagagaaaataatatagatgAGACTAtcctctacattattttttgtcttactttactttcttttgactttaactatttattagtatgattttctcaaaacacgtgaaaaagaaatgtgtcacaTGAAATAGAGATGAGGGGAGTATTGAGTAATTATTGAGTATGCTGTTTCTACAATATTTGACTTTTGGCAAATATTTCCAATCCCACATCGGTGGGGAAATGAAACTTGGGGGGTAAGTTGCCTATAAAAGGAACTCCCCCCCTCATTTGTTATGTACCTCACATATTGTATTCTCTTCTCCGTTTAATATGACGGGCTCTGCTGAGGGTGCTCAGAGACATAAACAATTTGGCCGAATTCTGTTATCAAAGTTTCGGGTGTGttctttcttaattatttattttgttcagCATTTATTTCTGGGTTTGCTTTTCTgctgtgatattttattcaatattatttgcgGGTTTTGTTGTAGTGTTTGGTACACCgactaataaattatgtttggAATTTGGTAATTAAGAGAGGACAGTGTCCCCACCAGTCTTTCCAGAGAATTTATTTGgggaagtaattttatcgagGTAGACCCCATTGGGTTAACTCTAAAATTACTGAATCGGTTCATTTCACtatttgagagaaaatttGCCCGGTTTTCTCAACAAGTGGTATTAGAGCCAAGGTTCGTCCTTGGTTCTCTTTGTCTGTAATATTGAATACTTTATTTTGAGTCTGTAATGGCGGGTAATGATCAAGAAGTCAAGGCTAGTTCTTCGTCATCGTGGTCAAGGTTTCCACTgtcaaatatgaaattgacGGTGGAGATATTTGATGGTACT
This window contains:
- the LOC125199515 gene encoding 4-coumarate--CoA ligase-like 9, with translation MAETTSINPQNGFCPQTRTYHSLRPAVPLPPPSQPLSIFQYALSLLHSSSSALSTTPFLIEAATARHLTYSAFLRHVSSLSASLKPLLSQNDVAFILSPPSLHIPVLYFSLLSLGAVVSPSNPLSSPSDLSHQISLSRPAIIFATADSTNKLPQIDVPIIILDSPLFLSMLQCESASHSSLVAAAVVDQSAAAAILYSSGTTGRVKGVVLTHRNLIALVAGMYHNKLGEDEVESAPHPVSILTVPLFHVFGFFMLIRAAALGESVVLMERFDFVKMLEAVERYR